One genomic segment of Myxocyprinus asiaticus isolate MX2 ecotype Aquarium Trade chromosome 14, UBuf_Myxa_2, whole genome shotgun sequence includes these proteins:
- the si:dkeyp-72e1.6 gene encoding transmembrane protein 238-like yields the protein MEAAPGGLGRCSCAFWLAVAFDVLGLSILLLGVFGDLFFYDFLIYAGAIIIFLSLIWWVFWYTGNIEVPPEELEDDVGLLKKGRGLAGVVRRFSSRLSSGIRNSLRRNGVTRGQGAAPGQVKHRREGTRPVPVALAMTSQDNLSTVSATVTGETQAI from the coding sequence ATGGAGGCAGCGCCGGGTGGTCTCGGGCGATGTTCTTGCGCGTTCTGGCTCGCCGTGGCTTTCGACGTTCTTGGTCTCAGCATATTATTGCTGGGCGTATTCGGAGATTTATTTTTCTACGACTTTCTTATATATGCAGGCGCCATTATCATTTTTCTGAGCCTCATTTGGTGGGTGTTCTGGTACACGGGTAATATTGAGGTGCCACCAGAGGAGCTTGAGGATGATGTGGGTTTGTTGAAGAAGGGCAGAGGTTTGGCAGGAGTTGTCAGGAGGTTCTCCAGTCGCCTCTCAAGCGGAATCAGGAACTCTCTCAGGAGAAATGGGGTGACCCGAGGTCAAGGTGCAGCACCCGGTCAAGTAAAGCACAGAAGAGAAGGCACTCGTCCAGTACCAGTAGCTCTAGCAATGACCTCTCAGGATAACCTGAGCACTGTGTCTGCAACAGTGACTGGAGAAACACAGGCCATATGA